The genomic region AAGTCACGCCATGTGCCACCATGACATGGCAGGCACATACCGCTATGGGGGAGTTCACTCGACGATCTCGCGGAAACTGGCGTAGTGGTCGCTGGTGTAGTAGCAAGCATCCGGGGTTCGGGGCTGTAAGCCACCGCATACGATGCGACGCGCCCCCCGGTTGCTGGCCCCCGGCGTTCTGACGGTGTACTCGCGGTAATAGCCACGCTTTTGTGCTGGCAGGATCCGCTCGCGGTTGCCGAAAACAGTACCGTCCTTCTCGTAAGGGAACGGCCCACCTTCACGGATGAGCACATAGGTTGCTCGCCCCTGAGCGGGCAGATCGGCCAACGCTATGGAAGGAAGCGAACTTACGGCAGACGGAGCTTGGCGGGCATGACCCACCCCCGGAGCCAACACAAACGCAACACCCAAAGTACCCCAGACAACAACTCTGCGAACTTGGGCGGCTAAAGCCTTCAGCATCAACGACACCTTTCAGAAACCACGGGTTAACCCGAAAATTTCGAGGCTGTAGTGTGACGTAATACCCCCCAAAAAGCAAGCGCCTGCCCAAATAATGGGCAGGCGCTTGCAATGAAAAAGTACAAAAATCAGCCCTGTTACGGGCTGTTAACGCATTAACGGGATGCGTTGGCGTCAGCTACCGTCAAAGCCGTCATGTTCACGATGCGGCGCACGGTGGTGCTGGCAGTGAGGATATGCACAGGCTGTGCTGCGCCCAGCAGCACGGGGCCGATGGCGATATTGCCGCCTGCCGCTGTCTTGAGCAGGTTGTAGGAGATATTGGCTGCGTCGATATTGGGCAGCACCAAGAGGTTGGCGTCACCGATCAGGTCGCTGTGGGGCATGAGGGCTGCCCGGGCCTTGCTGTCCAGCGCCACGTCACCGTGCATTTCGCCGTCCACTTCCAGCCACGGGGCTTGCACCCGCAGCAACTCCAGTGTCTGGCGCATCTTGATGGCGCTGGGCTGGTTGCTGGAGCCAAAGTTGGAATGGGACAGCAGCGCAGCGCGGGGCTTGATGCCAAATCGCATCATTTCCTCGGCCGCCATCACGGTGATTTCCGCCAGTTGTTCGGCGGTGGGGTCGTAGTTGACGTGCGTATCGACCAGGAACACCTGGCGATCGGGCAGCAAAAGCCCGTTCATGCACGCAAATGTGGTCACACCAGCGCGCTTGCCAATCACCTGGTCAATATAGTTCAGGTGCAGATTGGTGTGGCCCCAGGTGCCGGCAATCAGGCCGTCTACCTCGCCCTTGTGCAGCAGCATGGCTCCGATGAGTGCCAGGCGGCGACGCATCTCGATCTTGGCGATGGGCACCGTCACGCCCTTGCGCTCGGTCATGCGATGGTAGGTCTGCCAGAAGTCGCGGTAGCGGTGGTCGTTCTCCACATTGACCACGTCGTAGTCGCGCCCTTCCTGCAGGCGCAAGCCGAACTTCTCGATACGCTGGGCAATGATGGCGGGGCGACCGATGAGCGTGGGCCGCGCTATCTTCTCATCCACCACGATCTGCGCCGCACGCAGCACGCGTTCTTCCTCACCCTCGGCGTAGGCCACGCGCTTCTTGGTAGCGGTCTTTGCGGCCGTGAAGATGGGCTTCATCATCGTGCCCGAGGCGTAGACAAAGCTCTGCAGCTGCTCGCGGTAGGCATCCATGTCGGCGATGGGGCGCAGCGCCACGCCACTGTCTGCAGCCGCTTGTGCCACAGCGGGGGCAATCATCATCATCAGCCGGGGGTCGAACGGCTTGGGGATGAGGTACTCCGGCCCAAAGGCCAGTTGTTCGCCCACATAGGCGGCAGCAACGACTTCGCTTTGCTCGGCCTGCGCCAGCTCGGCAATGGCGTGCACTGCGGCAATTTCCATCTCCAGGGTGATGGTGGTGGCACCGCTATCGAGAGCCCCGCGGAAGATGTAGGGGAAGCACAGGACGTTGTTGACCTGGTTGGGGTAGTCGGTACGACCCGTGGCGATGATGGCGTCATCGCGCACCGCCTTCACGTCTTCGGGCTGGATTTCGGGATTGGGGTTGGCCAAGGCGAAGATCAGAGGGCGGTCAGCCATGCGCTTGACCATGTCCTGCTTGAGCACACCACCCGCCGACAGGCCCAGGAACACGTCGGCACCTTCGATCACTTGGCTCAGGGTGCGCAGGTCGGTCTTCTGGGCAAACTGGATCTTGTCCTCGTCCATCAGCTCAG from Acidovorax sp. DW039 harbors:
- a CDS encoding ribonuclease, which produces MLKALAAQVRRVVVWGTLGVAFVLAPGVGHARQAPSAVSSLPSIALADLPAQGRATYVLIREGGPFPYEKDGTVFGNRERILPAQKRGYYREYTVRTPGASNRGARRIVCGGLQPRTPDACYYTSDHYASFREIVE
- a CDS encoding NADP-dependent malic enzyme: MPENTTAQNNNPDKRAQLRRAALEYHEFPKPGKVAIAATKQMVNQHDLALAYSPGVAAPCEEIVKDPNAAFRYTSRGNLVGVVTNGTAVLGLGDIGPLAGKPVMEGKGVLFKKFSGIDVFDIEINEKDPEKLVEIIASLEPTFGGINLEDIKAPDCFYIERKLRERMKIPVFHDDQHGTAIVVGAAILNGLKVAGKKPEDVKLVTSGAGAAALACLGLLVKLGIRRENIWVTDLAGVVYEGRTELMDEDKIQFAQKTDLRTLSQVIEGADVFLGLSAGGVLKQDMVKRMADRPLIFALANPNPEIQPEDVKAVRDDAIIATGRTDYPNQVNNVLCFPYIFRGALDSGATTITLEMEIAAVHAIAELAQAEQSEVVAAAYVGEQLAFGPEYLIPKPFDPRLMMMIAPAVAQAAADSGVALRPIADMDAYREQLQSFVYASGTMMKPIFTAAKTATKKRVAYAEGEEERVLRAAQIVVDEKIARPTLIGRPAIIAQRIEKFGLRLQEGRDYDVVNVENDHRYRDFWQTYHRMTERKGVTVPIAKIEMRRRLALIGAMLLHKGEVDGLIAGTWGHTNLHLNYIDQVIGKRAGVTTFACMNGLLLPDRQVFLVDTHVNYDPTAEQLAEITVMAAEEMMRFGIKPRAALLSHSNFGSSNQPSAIKMRQTLELLRVQAPWLEVDGEMHGDVALDSKARAALMPHSDLIGDANLLVLPNIDAANISYNLLKTAAGGNIAIGPVLLGAAQPVHILTASTTVRRIVNMTALTVADANASR